The region acttgCAATAGCACAACAACCACATCGACTAGAAAATATCTAAAATCTAattcaaattaagttttatttctagttgttttaacttgattaaattttaataacttCACAAATAAATTTACAATTCAGTTGATTCAACTAAACATGAATAAGATATACTcgaataaactttaaaaaaatattttaaaattttttgtttaaaacaatgttatttcaatttttcttttaatttttatccaaaataacactattttaatattaatcaagGATAATTCAACGACCTTTATATTGATCTGTCGATCCAACGACTTAAGCTTGAGTTAGGTCAAACCTCTAGTTGATTAATATGACAAGAACAAAAGctgttagaaattaaaattatatttgttttgtgaaaatatttttcttaggaAAACATGAagatacttttttattttccttttttttttgtttagattatAACttccaatttaattaaaattttactagcTAAAATGTTTTACTTGTATTTAAACAACCCTATAAGCTATTTTTCAATGAAgaatttaaacaataaataactttcaaaatataatagatttttctatataattttctttatcattaaAGATTATAATCTTATACTTGAAAATTTTAGTTTCTATCTCTataatttagaattataattattagaaCCCGAGAAACTCTAATACTATAAGCTTCATCATATAGATAACATTAATTATAGTTGTAGAACTTGTGATACTAATAATATTGATGAGAATTAACCATATAGTAGGTGGCTCAGTGGTAAAAGTTTGAGATCAAGATGTTTGCTTCcttgtggtctcaggttcgagtcctatgattgctaatatgatggccattggaaacttacatggtcgttaacttcaaggcccgtgAGATTAATTGAGGTGCGCACAAACTGACCCAAAtactcatgttaataaaaaaaaatatcagtgaGAATTGTGGTAGTCATAAGATGGTAATTGTAGCAAAAGCGATATAAGATGGTAATTTTTACAGAAGATAGAAATCCACCAACTCAACATGCGTATGACACCGGAATCAACGTGATTTTTCTgccaaaaaatatgaaacaatcTGATTGGAGCAGAATGGAGATCTTCTATACAATTCTTCAATATACATGATTCCAAATGCCACAAGCAAAAACCAGCCGGCTGCTTTATGGCTGGCTCTCAACTTAAGAATGAATATTCAAACAAATCAGCCCTAGCTTATGAACCAAGAGCAGCAGAATCCTATACTGCAGGAATGGATTTTAGAGAAATTCCTCTCTCAGAACATATTTTTGCTATATTTTGAAGCTCTTCAAAATCGCCTTGCTTAACCAGATTTTCTGAAATCAAATTGCACGTGAAGGAATCAGGAACACAGCCATTCAATTCCATTGAAAAAAACATCTTCTTAGCTTCATCACATCTCCCTGATTCAAACAATGCCCTAACAAGAGCACCATAAGTATAGTTGTCGGGAATCAAACCCAAGGTAGACATGGAAACAAACATCTTCTCTGCTTTCTCAACTTTTCCCATCCTACAAAAACTTTGAATGAGAGCATTGAAGGAGAAAATATCAGGGCTTATTCCATCCTTTCGCATGTCTTTTAAGAGTTTCATTGATCTACCAACATCTCCTATAAGACACAGAGAACGAATCAATATATTGTACGTGACAGCATTAGGAGAGATACCCCATTCCACCATTTCACTGAAACAACCTAAAGCATCATCAAACTGTTGTGCTCGACAAAGACAGTCAATTATTGAACTAAAAGTGAAAATATCTGGCTTCAATCCAAGTTCTAAAAGCATCTGCAACAGTTCACGTGCTTTACGCACCTCTCCATCTTTGCAGTGGCCACTAATAAGGGTATTGAAAGTAACAAGGTTGGGAGAAACACCTCTATCTTGCATCACTTTGAAAACCATTACTGCCTTGTTCATCACATTGGCTTTGCAGAAGCAATCAATTAGCATGTTATATGAAAAGACATCAGACACAAGTCTGTCCTTGACCATTTGATTCAAATACCGATCTCCCTCCATACCTCTTCCTGCTTTATACAGAGTTTCAATTAATGCAAGATAAAAGCTAAACCCCAACTTCGCACCCCGCGCAATAAATTTATCCAATATCCCACATGTCTCGTTGACATCCAAACCCTTTAACAAACAAGTCATTGTGATGTTAAATGTCGAACTGTCAGGCAAATAACCTCTCTCCCCAAGTTTCCTCAATAATGCACCTGCCTCTCTTGGCATACACTTCTCTGACAGGCAACAGAGTAAAGTATCACAAGCCAATCTCCCCAAAACAGGCTCCTTCTCAATAAAATCTATCACCAGTTCAAACGCCTCACGTGGAGCCACACAACGAAACACCCCATGAACCAATGATCTGATAGTGGCTTCATTAGGATTGACATTCCGAAGCTTCATTGTTTCAAAAACCCTGAATGCTTCATCAACCCTCTTTGCATTGCAAAACCCATTTATTAAGTTAGTGTATGTATAAACATTAGCTGAATATCCAAAACCTTCCATCTGCTTAACCAACCGAAGTGCCTCATCCACCACACCAATTTTACAAACTCCATGAATAAGCATGTTATAAGTAAACCTGTCAGGTTTACAATTATCCGCTGACATCTGTTGAAACTTCAAATAGGCAAGGTCAAGAGAGTTTGATTTCACCAATGCATCAATAACAGCATTATACAACCTTGTACTAGGAGTAATACCCAAAAAAGATATTTGTCCAAATATTTCCTCACAATACTTTGCCAATCCTAACCTTCCCCAACTACCAATCAAAACGCAAAGCAAATCTTCGTCAACTCGAAAACCTGAGTTTCTAATATCTTTAAGCAAATCAACAGACAATACAACAGGACCTTTTCGATAAAACGCATTAGCTAAAACACCCTTAACAGCCTGATTCCTAATAAATAACGGGTCAACATTCGAAACCCAGATATAAAATCTCAACGGGTATATtggattttcttgattttgcaaaaCACTAACTACAAACTGGGTATTCAAATTAATCCTCTTTGCCTTAAACTCGTGGTTTAGCAGTAAAAACCAGTCATTTCTTGACAGAATTCTAGAAATATAATGACGATCAACTGACCTGGTATCTCTGTTATGTGAAACATGACCTTTTGGGACTGATAATAAGTTGGGTTTTGTAAGTTGAGAGTTTAGTGAAGAAAGAGTATTATTACCTGTTAAAGAAGCTTCAGTGTGGTTGGTTTGCCTTTGAAATCGATCAGTATTGGACTTTGAGGGGTGCTTTTGTGTGGTGAGTTTTGGCTGATTGCATGATTTTTGA is a window of Populus nigra chromosome 10, ddPopNigr1.1, whole genome shotgun sequence DNA encoding:
- the LOC133704326 gene encoding putative pentatricopeptide repeat-containing protein At3g16890, mitochondrial, translated to MRGLSLASRASSPALNNLSKSQKSCNQPKLTTQKHPSKSNTDRFQRQTNHTEASLTGNNTLSSLNSQLTKPNLLSVPKGHVSHNRDTRSVDRHYISRILSRNDWFLLLNHEFKAKRINLNTQFVVSVLQNQENPIYPLRFYIWVSNVDPLFIRNQAVKGVLANAFYRKGPVVLSVDLLKDIRNSGFRVDEDLLCVLIGSWGRLGLAKYCEEIFGQISFLGITPSTRLYNAVIDALVKSNSLDLAYLKFQQMSADNCKPDRFTYNMLIHGVCKIGVVDEALRLVKQMEGFGYSANVYTYTNLINGFCNAKRVDEAFRVFETMKLRNVNPNEATIRSLVHGVFRCVAPREAFELVIDFIEKEPVLGRLACDTLLCCLSEKCMPREAGALLRKLGERGYLPDSSTFNITMTCLLKGLDVNETCGILDKFIARGAKLGFSFYLALIETLYKAGRGMEGDRYLNQMVKDRLVSDVFSYNMLIDCFCKANVMNKAVMVFKVMQDRGVSPNLVTFNTLISGHCKDGEVRKARELLQMLLELGLKPDIFTFSSIIDCLCRAQQFDDALGCFSEMVEWGISPNAVTYNILIRSLCLIGDVGRSMKLLKDMRKDGISPDIFSFNALIQSFCRMGKVEKAEKMFVSMSTLGLIPDNYTYGALVRALFESGRCDEAKKMFFSMELNGCVPDSFTCNLISENLVKQGDFEELQNIAKICSERGISLKSIPAV